TCAAGGCGCGGCAGTAGATTTAGGGATTGAATATAGATCAAATCAATCTCCACAAGACAAATATGAGTTAGTTAAAACACTTAAAGATGAAGGAAAGAAAGTTATCATGGTAGGTGATGGTGTAAATGATGCTCCTTCTCTTGCCTTAGCAGATGTTGGTATAGCTATAGGTGCTGGAACTCAAGTTGCGTTGGATTCAGCTGATGTCATATTGACTCAATCCGATCCAGGAGATATTGGATCATTCATTGATTTAGCACACAAAACAACTCGTAAAATGAAACAAAACCTATTTTGGGGAGCTGGTTATAACTTTATAGCTATCCCTCTAGCTGCAGGAATTTTGGCTCCTATTGGTATCACATTAAGCCCTGCATTAGGAGCAATCCTAATGTCTGTGTCAACAGTCATCGTCGCCATTAATGCTATGTTATTACGTTTGGATCCAAAAAATAACGGTTAACAGATTGAATGATGGAAACTCCTTAAAGTATCAAGATACAATAGTTTTACAGGAGAAAAAGAGATGTAAGTAATGGCTCTTTGTAAAATCGTGTTGGTAGAAGTAGACGATTTTTCTACCAACACGATTTTTAATTTATTATAGAACTGATTTCTGTTAAAATCCTAAAAGCCACCTATTTCGACAGTTTTATAGCTTGTTATTCTATTTTCTTGACAATAATACCACCGTCTCCACACGTTTTTTAACCATAAAAAGACACCTCCATGAGCATTTGATTATATTGTACCAAATCCAACTTGGAGGTGTTTTTATTTAATTCTCATTTACGGGGGTCAGTGCCAATTAAAATTGCGTATTTTTATTTAAAATGTATTAGAATTAAATTCATATAAAATATGCACGAAAAATAAATCAAAATTAAAAAGTACAAATTAATGAAGTGATTATTGATAAAAATAGTTAATAATTGGTTAAACAAAATATATAACTCGTTTATAAATTTATAGAAATGAACCATTATAAATCTCCTCTTAAATATTGAAAAAACCATTGGCAGTGGACATACTTTAAGACTATATATTTCTGAAACTAGTTTCACAATACAAATATTGACATGCAATTATTAATTGGTGGATTTTAAGTTGACATCTACAAAGCTTAATGTTAGAATACATTCAAAAATATATTTGAATGAGGTATTTTATGATTCAAAATGTTGTTACTTCAATAATCCTGTATTCTGGGACAGCCGTAGACTTACTTATTATCCTAATGTTATTTTTTGCCAAAAGAAAAAGCAGAAAGGACATCATTAACATCTATTTAGGACAATTTCTAGGCTCTGTTAGTCTAATATTCCTAAGTTTGCTTTTTGCATTTGTCTTAAATTATATTCCTAGTAAAGAGATTTTAGGTTTACTCGGTTTGATTCCAATTTTCCTAGGCCTCAAAGTTTTGCTTTTAGGAGATTCTGATGGAGAAGCTATTGCAAAAGATGGTTTGCGAAAAGACAATAAAAACCTGATTTTTCTAGTCGCTATGATTACTTTTGCAAGTTGTGGCGCTGACAATATTGGTGTCTTTGTCCCATATTTTACCACCTTAAATTTAGCGAATTTGATAGTGGCTTTACTTACCTTTCTAGTCATGATTTATCTCTTGGTTTTTTCTGCCCAAAAATTGGCACAAGTCCCTTCTGTTGGAGAAACTTTGGAGAAATATAGCAGATGGTTTATTGCCGTTGTTTATTTAGGATTGGGGATGTATATCCTGATTGAAAACAACAGCTTTGACATGCTAAGGACTGTGTTCGGCTAGGAGAAAAAATTATGAAAAAAGATAGTATCTGCCAAGTGAATATTATAAATCAACAAAATGTTACAACCGCAACGAACTACCTTGAAAAGGAAAAAGTCCAAAAATCACTTCGTATTTTATCAAAGTTTACCGATAATAAACAGATAAATATCATCTTTTATCTCCTTGCTGTTGAAGAACTCTGTGTCTGTGATATAGCCTGTTTACTAAATCTCAGTATGGCATCTGCCTCCCACCATCTTCGTAAACTAGCCAATCAAAACATCTTGGATACTAGAAGAGAGGGGAAAATTATATATTATTTTATAAAAGATGAGGAAATCAAAGACTTTTTTAATCAACTAGGATAACAACTATTTTTACTACTTTACCATGATTATATATAGGACTTATC
Above is a window of Streptococcus salivarius DNA encoding:
- a CDS encoding CadD family cadmium resistance transporter, with amino-acid sequence MIQNVVTSIILYSGTAVDLLIILMLFFAKRKSRKDIINIYLGQFLGSVSLIFLSLLFAFVLNYIPSKEILGLLGLIPIFLGLKVLLLGDSDGEAIAKDGLRKDNKNLIFLVAMITFASCGADNIGVFVPYFTTLNLANLIVALLTFLVMIYLLVFSAQKLAQVPSVGETLEKYSRWFIAVVYLGLGMYILIENNSFDMLRTVFG
- the cadX gene encoding Cd(II)/Zn(II)-sensing metalloregulatory transcriptional regulator CadX, whose product is MKKDSICQVNIINQQNVTTATNYLEKEKVQKSLRILSKFTDNKQINIIFYLLAVEELCVCDIACLLNLSMASASHHLRKLANQNILDTRREGKIIYYFIKDEEIKDFFNQLG